One window from the genome of Saprospiraceae bacterium encodes:
- the atpH gene encoding ATP synthase F1 subunit delta has translation MSQIQIAERYAKSLIELAQEQNKLAQVSEDVLSLEAVCNHKEFAAMLQSPVINSDKKSAIFKQLFTDNMDTLSYQFIQLLLLKGRESLLPSICSAFIQQYRTIRKIRIARVLSATVLNEAELVNIKNRFSAWLKPGETMELHQKLEPTLIGGFIFEMGDQNCNASIKRQLEEMKESLYDKSYISLVEKR, from the coding sequence ATGTCGCAAATTCAAATAGCCGAACGTTATGCCAAATCATTAATTGAATTGGCACAAGAGCAAAACAAACTGGCTCAGGTCAGTGAAGATGTTTTATCTCTTGAAGCCGTTTGCAATCACAAAGAATTTGCAGCCATGCTTCAGAGTCCGGTAATCAACTCAGATAAAAAATCAGCCATTTTTAAACAGTTGTTTACTGATAATATGGATACATTGAGTTATCAATTTATCCAGTTACTTCTTTTAAAAGGTCGTGAATCTTTATTGCCTTCAATCTGTTCAGCTTTTATCCAACAGTATAGAACCATTCGTAAAATCAGAATCGCACGGGTTCTTTCAGCTACAGTTTTAAACGAAGCTGAATTGGTTAATATAAAGAACCGTTTTTCAGCATGGTTAAAACCAGGTGAAACGATGGAGCTTCACCAAAAATTAGAGCCAACTTTAATAGGTGGATTTATATTTGAAATGGGTGATCAGAATTGCAACGCGAGTATCAAAAGACAACTTGAAGAAATGAAAGAAAGTTTATACGATAAGAGTTATATCAGTTTAGTAGAAAAAAGATAA
- a CDS encoding F0F1 ATP synthase subunit alpha: MVSIRPEEISAILKQQISGANSAASLEEVGTVLQVGDGIARVYGLANAQAGELVEFETGVQAIVLNLEVDNVGVVLMGPWDGIKEGSKVRRTGKIASIEVGEGMVGRVVNPLGQAIDGRGPITGTKYEMPLERKAPGVIFRQPVNEPLQTGIKAIDSMIPIGRGQRELIIGDRQTGKTAIALDTIINQKEFYDRGEPVYCIYVASGQKSSTVAKVARTLEEYGAMPYTVIVSASASDPAPLQFFAPFAGAAIGEFFRDTGRPALVIYDDLSKQAVAYREVSLLLRRPPGREAYPGDVFYLHSRLLERAAKVINNDDIARNMNDLPDSLKKAGIVKGGGSLTALPIIETQAGDVSAYIPTNVISITDGQIFLESNLFNAGIRPAINVGISVSRVGGNAQIKSMKKVAGTLKLDQAQFRELEAFSKFGSDLDAATKAVLDKGKRNVEVLKQSQYSPVSVEKQVAIIYLGTNNLLKDVPVEKVKDFENVILTELEQRHPSILDNFRKGLMNDEDIKTLRGIANEMSSQYRDA; the protein is encoded by the coding sequence ATGGTATCAATCAGACCAGAGGAAATTTCAGCAATACTCAAACAACAAATTTCCGGAGCAAATAGCGCAGCTTCATTAGAAGAGGTAGGAACCGTACTGCAAGTCGGAGATGGAATTGCCCGTGTTTATGGATTGGCTAATGCACAAGCTGGTGAATTAGTGGAATTCGAAACAGGCGTGCAAGCCATTGTATTAAACCTTGAAGTCGACAACGTGGGCGTTGTATTAATGGGCCCATGGGATGGAATCAAAGAAGGCTCTAAAGTTAGAAGAACGGGAAAAATTGCATCTATAGAAGTTGGGGAAGGAATGGTAGGTCGTGTTGTAAATCCATTGGGTCAGGCAATTGATGGAAGAGGCCCAATCACGGGCACTAAATATGAAATGCCCTTGGAGCGCAAAGCACCGGGTGTAATTTTTCGTCAACCGGTAAACGAACCACTTCAAACCGGGATCAAAGCCATTGATTCAATGATTCCGATTGGTCGCGGTCAACGGGAATTAATTATTGGTGACCGTCAAACTGGAAAGACGGCCATTGCATTAGATACTATTATTAACCAGAAAGAATTTTACGATCGAGGCGAACCTGTTTATTGCATCTATGTTGCTTCTGGTCAAAAATCTTCAACAGTTGCTAAAGTTGCTAGAACACTCGAAGAGTATGGCGCAATGCCCTATACAGTAATCGTATCTGCATCTGCTTCTGATCCAGCTCCACTGCAATTTTTTGCGCCATTTGCCGGTGCAGCAATTGGTGAATTTTTTCGCGATACAGGAAGACCGGCATTGGTAATTTATGACGATTTATCAAAACAAGCAGTTGCATATCGCGAAGTATCCTTGTTGTTACGTCGCCCACCAGGACGTGAAGCGTATCCAGGGGACGTATTTTATTTGCACTCTCGTTTATTGGAGCGTGCTGCTAAGGTGATCAATAATGATGACATCGCACGAAATATGAATGACCTTCCAGATTCCTTAAAAAAAGCTGGAATTGTTAAAGGTGGTGGTTCATTGACTGCATTGCCTATAATCGAAACACAGGCTGGTGACGTTTCTGCTTATATTCCAACCAATGTGATTTCAATTACAGATGGTCAGATCTTTTTGGAATCAAATTTATTCAATGCAGGGATTCGCCCGGCAATCAACGTGGGAATCTCGGTATCACGGGTTGGTGGAAACGCGCAGATTAAATCTATGAAAAAAGTTGCCGGAACCTTAAAATTAGATCAGGCTCAGTTCCGTGAATTGGAAGCTTTTTCAAAATTTGGTTCGGATCTAGACGCTGCTACGAAGGCGGTATTGGATAAAGGTAAACGCAACGTAGAAGTTTTAAAGCAATCACAATACAGTCCTGTTTCAGTAGAAAAACAAGTTGCAATCATCTATTTAGGTACAAATAATCTATTGAAAGATGTTCCTGTTGAAAAAGTAAAGGATTTTGAAAATGTTATTTTAACAGAACTGGAACAAAGACATCCTTCCATTTTAGATAATTTCCGGAAAGGATTGATGAATGATGAGGATATTAAAACACTTCGTGGTATAGCAAATGAAATGAGTTCGCAATACCGCGATGCATAA
- the atpG gene encoding ATP synthase F1 subunit gamma gives MAANLKEVRNRIKSVISTQQITKAMKMVSAAKLRRAQQAIQQFRPYANRLNVTLSHIMSGGDAGAGLSFGKSTDKNKVLYVVVTSDRGLCGAFNSNILKAGYSYLKEHYTNQLASGNVSFLCIGKKGFEYYRRRFPNAHFITEYQHLYANTDFELVSRLADRLMVDFNQGTFDQIELYYSRFKNAGTQFPEREQYLPVAKLATASETASQTRADYIFEPDQQQLLEELIPSILQSQLYKCILDTQASEHGSRMTAMDKATENAEEMLGELKINYNKARQEAITKELSEIVGGAAALAG, from the coding sequence ATGGCAGCCAATTTAAAAGAAGTCAGAAATAGAATTAAATCTGTAATCTCTACACAACAGATTACAAAAGCTATGAAGATGGTATCAGCTGCTAAATTAAGAAGAGCCCAACAAGCAATTCAACAGTTCAGACCGTATGCAAATCGCTTGAATGTTACTTTAAGTCATATCATGTCTGGCGGGGATGCCGGTGCAGGATTGTCTTTTGGAAAATCAACAGATAAAAACAAGGTCTTGTATGTTGTAGTTACATCAGATAGAGGGCTTTGCGGCGCATTCAATTCAAATATCTTGAAGGCTGGCTATTCTTATTTGAAAGAACATTATACAAATCAGTTGGCTTCCGGAAATGTAAGTTTCTTATGTATTGGAAAAAAGGGATTTGAATATTACAGAAGACGCTTTCCCAATGCACATTTTATTACGGAATATCAACATTTATATGCGAATACAGATTTTGAATTGGTTTCACGTCTTGCAGATCGCCTCATGGTAGATTTTAATCAAGGCACATTTGATCAAATTGAATTGTATTATAGCCGTTTTAAAAATGCAGGCACACAGTTTCCGGAACGTGAACAATATTTGCCTGTAGCAAAATTAGCCACTGCATCCGAAACGGCTTCTCAGACAAGAGCTGATTATATTTTTGAACCCGATCAACAGCAATTACTGGAAGAATTAATCCCTTCTATTTTGCAATCGCAATTATATAAATGTATCTTAGACACACAAGCATCTGAACATGGTTCGCGTATGACTGCAATGGATAAAGCTACCGAAAATGCTGAGGAAATGTTGGGCGAATTAAAAATCAACTATAACAAAGCACGCCAGGAAGCAATCACCAAAGAACTTTCCGAAATCGTTGGGGGCGCTGCTGCTTTGGCAGGATAA
- a CDS encoding T9SS type A sorting domain-containing protein, translating into MFNRFHLILILIFLQIYTIVVHAQDINWTADQKILTGGSGSNIRPRILALDPQHGIIVWGNDRSQSIHYALWEGDSLAGIQNINMKQSKAFITSWASTEIAGRNQVVYIIYKEDPAETGKIYLVRSMDFGKNFSDPIPVVIPNGFYSRFPGIAIDKDLQPIVSYMRFKTDWSQPEYVSIRSKDFGDSFDAFTEVTDKLKGEACDCCPVSMETEGDKIVVFYRNNRNNIRNMTASISTNNGISYDITQELDTADWFLQSCPSTGGDGFFNGDQLHSVWSSGRTGISKVFYSKYNLLSNKIEGLQIMNHTQGRNFQQNYPRMAGKNDTIGIVWNELVNTMDIFFSYFLGNNSSDLITHTIRINKDINGTQTTPDIAYHSGNFYLCWQDQNDNSIRFKKGSLNIISSNDSEFAQTLKMLNTKQGVEIRSEKQIDECIIYNLEGRIIAKYKKFNTVEIVLPSAGIYILKFQQGKSEFSMKWMKE; encoded by the coding sequence ATGTTCAATAGGTTTCACTTGATTCTCATTTTGATATTTCTCCAGATCTACACCATCGTGGTTCATGCTCAAGATATCAATTGGACCGCAGACCAAAAAATTCTTACGGGTGGTTCTGGATCAAACATTCGTCCAAGAATTTTAGCGCTTGATCCCCAGCATGGTATTATTGTTTGGGGAAATGATCGGAGTCAAAGTATCCATTATGCTCTTTGGGAAGGTGACTCGCTAGCTGGAATCCAAAATATAAACATGAAACAGTCCAAGGCATTTATTACCAGTTGGGCAAGTACCGAAATTGCAGGAAGAAATCAAGTAGTTTATATTATTTACAAAGAAGATCCAGCTGAAACCGGAAAAATTTATTTAGTTCGATCCATGGATTTTGGTAAAAATTTCAGTGATCCGATTCCGGTTGTAATTCCCAATGGGTTTTACAGTAGATTTCCAGGAATTGCCATTGATAAAGATTTACAACCGATAGTAAGTTATATGCGTTTTAAAACAGATTGGTCCCAACCTGAATATGTAAGTATCCGATCTAAAGATTTTGGTGACAGTTTTGATGCATTTACAGAAGTAACCGACAAATTAAAAGGAGAAGCCTGTGATTGTTGTCCGGTATCCATGGAGACAGAAGGAGATAAGATTGTGGTATTTTATCGCAACAATCGAAATAACATTCGAAATATGACTGCTTCTATATCAACCAATAATGGAATTAGTTATGACATTACTCAGGAATTAGACACTGCGGATTGGTTTTTACAATCTTGTCCGTCTACTGGGGGAGATGGATTTTTTAATGGTGATCAACTACACAGTGTCTGGTCCAGTGGACGAACAGGAATTTCAAAAGTTTTTTATTCAAAATACAATTTGCTATCTAATAAAATAGAAGGATTGCAAATCATGAATCATACCCAGGGACGAAACTTCCAACAAAACTATCCACGAATGGCTGGAAAGAATGATACCATTGGAATCGTTTGGAATGAATTGGTAAACACTATGGATATTTTCTTCAGTTATTTTCTTGGAAACAATTCTTCTGATTTGATCACACATACCATTCGAATTAATAAAGACATCAATGGAACACAAACTACACCAGATATAGCTTATCATTCAGGTAACTTTTATTTATGCTGGCAAGATCAAAATGATAATTCGATACGATTTAAAAAAGGCTCTTTAAACATTATAAGTTCAAACGATTCTGAATTTGCACAAACACTAAAAATGTTAAATACAAAGCAAGGAGTTGAAATTAGATCAGAAAAGCAAATAGATGAATGTATCATTTACAATCTGGAAGGTCGAATCATTGCTAAATACAAAAAATTTAACACGGTTGAAATAGTCCTTCCCAGTGCAGGAATTTATATTTTAAAGTTCCAGCAAGGCAAATCGGAGTTTTCAATGAAATGGATGAAGGAGTAA
- a CDS encoding NTP transferase domain-containing protein, translating into MKAIIPVAGAGTKLRPLTYTQPKPLIPVAGKPIIGYILDQLVESGIEEYVFILGYLGEKIKEFLEDSYPKIKKQYVIQSEREGLGQAIYLCGEFIKDDQEVLIQLGDTILDIDIQVFMHSKFNTLAVRKVQDPREFGVVELDEQGIVCRMVEKPQIPVSNLAIVGLYLVKEWPKLIHCLETNIKTGRKTKGAFHLTDGLMCMLENNSRFEIMEVKNWYDCGKKEILLSTNATMLSRRSKSIDFNVPGSILIPPVSIGQNCKINHSIIGPNVSIGDNSLVNNSILKDAIIGNFTSLDDVVLQHSIIGNDAVIKGRTQSFNIGDNTEIDMI; encoded by the coding sequence ATGAAAGCCATTATACCGGTTGCCGGAGCAGGAACAAAGCTCCGACCGCTTACTTATACCCAGCCGAAACCCTTGATTCCGGTGGCAGGTAAGCCAATTATCGGATATATTTTAGACCAGCTGGTCGAATCGGGCATTGAAGAATATGTGTTCATTTTAGGTTATTTGGGCGAGAAAATCAAAGAATTTCTAGAGGACTCGTACCCAAAAATTAAAAAACAATATGTAATCCAGTCTGAGCGGGAAGGTTTGGGTCAGGCAATTTACCTGTGTGGTGAATTTATTAAAGACGATCAAGAGGTTTTGATCCAGTTAGGAGATACCATTCTGGATATAGACATTCAGGTGTTCATGCATTCTAAATTCAATACGCTTGCAGTCCGGAAAGTTCAGGATCCACGCGAGTTTGGAGTGGTTGAACTCGATGAGCAAGGAATTGTCTGTAGAATGGTTGAAAAGCCACAAATACCCGTTTCAAATCTGGCCATCGTTGGATTGTACCTGGTCAAGGAATGGCCTAAACTGATCCATTGTCTGGAAACAAATATTAAAACCGGCAGAAAAACGAAAGGAGCTTTTCACCTTACAGATGGTTTGATGTGTATGCTGGAAAACAACAGCCGATTTGAAATCATGGAGGTTAAAAACTGGTATGACTGTGGCAAAAAAGAAATTCTTTTGTCAACAAATGCTACCATGCTAAGCCGAAGGTCTAAATCAATTGATTTCAACGTTCCAGGTTCTATTCTAATTCCTCCGGTAAGCATTGGTCAAAATTGTAAAATCAATCATTCCATCATTGGCCCAAATGTCTCTATTGGAGATAACAGCCTGGTAAATAATAGCATCCTGAAAGATGCAATCATTGGCAATTTTACCAGCCTGGATGACGTTGTATTACAGCATTCCATCATTGGCAATGATGCTGTTATAAAAGGGCGAACCCAAAGTTTTAATATTGGGGACAATACTGAAATTGACATGATCTAG
- a CDS encoding ATP-dependent helicase, producing the protein MTENYRSSQLILNAADAVINNNTERMVNLDAALSKNLIASGISKSYTALPHFNEFEFEEHEIIYICQKVKLLLDQEIPGNQIAILFLKNADAEPFIKWFEIKKIPYQTSKQINVLHEPLIKHLINILNYICHEFIDPFKNDDLLYKILHAPFISITSDNISKLAWYLQEKRSEIKEDPLKEISLSLLELMGNDAELKKSGIQDSIAILELSHKIQELKKSVLDLSPQTALERILQDFNVLPFLLGSVDKIQYLQILNTFFEFLKSETQKHPESSLSDFTDLLHEYIINNISLPLNQFIGSRQGVVLSTIYKAKGLEYEHVFMIHNSQEYWSPSRQSGFKLIDGYINEKIDSEEDRRRLFYVGVTRAKLHLYLSYYKYKSKEKKQNTLSKFVTEMIHKDTITSQKVQIDESDLLDKMIIDMSPMKKDYKQLEDQMFERFIHKFRLNPTALSKFLECPLAFYYEKVLQIPSARTPSLGFGNAVHTALEYYMNNRALLKQGNFDAVIKYFEKGMEKYRSHFTTLEFQNYLEEGKNVLPKFIAFHAASWLSSIDFKTEFKIPTEFQGVPLSGKLDRIDWIPSGIRVMDYKTGKPNKNRVKVPSDKNPNGSDYWQQLVFYAILLKNYSQTATASCTSTLYFVMPDAQDTFQHIEINPTTEDLEFLGTLIKTSYTKILNREFTPGCGKIECDWCNYINAGKVFHLTEIEDEDEETDAI; encoded by the coding sequence TTGACAGAAAATTATCGTTCATCACAACTTATTTTAAATGCGGCTGACGCAGTAATAAATAACAATACCGAACGTATGGTGAATTTGGATGCCGCGTTAAGTAAAAACTTAATTGCATCTGGAATTTCAAAGAGTTATACTGCCTTACCTCATTTTAATGAATTTGAATTTGAAGAACATGAAATCATTTATATATGTCAAAAAGTCAAATTATTATTAGATCAAGAAATTCCAGGAAATCAAATCGCCATTTTGTTTCTAAAAAATGCAGATGCCGAACCATTTATTAAATGGTTTGAAATCAAAAAAATTCCTTATCAAACCAGTAAGCAAATCAATGTGCTCCACGAGCCGCTCATTAAACATTTAATTAACATCCTGAATTATATTTGTCATGAATTCATTGATCCATTTAAAAACGATGATCTCCTATATAAAATCCTGCATGCACCCTTTATTTCAATCACTTCAGACAACATTTCAAAATTAGCCTGGTATTTACAAGAAAAAAGAAGCGAAATTAAAGAAGATCCTTTGAAGGAAATCAGCTTGTCCCTTCTTGAACTTATGGGTAACGACGCAGAACTTAAAAAATCTGGAATTCAAGATTCAATTGCCATTCTCGAACTTTCCCATAAAATTCAAGAATTGAAAAAATCTGTCTTGGATTTAAGTCCACAAACTGCTTTGGAAAGAATATTACAAGATTTTAATGTGTTGCCATTTCTTCTGGGCAGCGTTGACAAGATTCAATACCTGCAAATTCTAAATACCTTTTTCGAATTTCTTAAATCTGAAACACAAAAACATCCGGAATCCAGTTTATCTGATTTTACCGATTTGCTTCATGAATACATTATTAATAATATCAGTCTGCCATTGAATCAATTTATTGGCAGTCGTCAAGGAGTTGTATTGTCTACGATCTATAAAGCCAAAGGATTGGAATATGAGCATGTGTTTATGATTCATAATTCACAAGAATACTGGAGTCCTTCCCGTCAAAGTGGATTTAAACTCATTGATGGTTATATTAATGAAAAAATTGATTCAGAAGAAGATCGTCGAAGACTTTTTTATGTAGGAGTTACCCGAGCAAAATTGCATTTGTATCTAAGTTATTATAAATATAAAAGTAAAGAGAAAAAACAAAATACGCTATCCAAATTTGTAACTGAGATGATCCATAAAGACACCATAACATCTCAAAAAGTACAAATTGATGAATCGGACTTATTGGACAAAATGATTATCGACATGAGTCCGATGAAAAAAGACTACAAACAATTGGAAGATCAAATGTTTGAACGTTTTATCCATAAATTCAGACTGAACCCAACCGCCTTATCTAAATTTCTGGAATGTCCACTTGCCTTTTATTATGAAAAAGTATTACAAATACCAAGTGCACGTACCCCTTCACTCGGATTTGGAAATGCGGTTCATACTGCACTTGAATATTATATGAACAACCGAGCCTTACTTAAACAAGGAAATTTTGATGCTGTTATAAAATATTTCGAAAAAGGGATGGAAAAATACAGATCCCACTTTACAACTCTTGAATTTCAAAATTATCTTGAAGAAGGTAAAAACGTATTGCCTAAATTTATAGCGTTTCATGCTGCGTCTTGGTTGAGTTCAATAGATTTTAAAACAGAATTTAAAATTCCTACTGAATTTCAGGGGGTTCCATTATCCGGCAAATTGGATCGAATTGATTGGATCCCTTCGGGCATTCGAGTGATGGATTACAAAACAGGTAAACCAAATAAAAACAGAGTCAAAGTACCTTCTGATAAAAATCCCAATGGTTCAGATTATTGGCAGCAACTTGTCTTTTATGCCATTTTGCTTAAAAATTATTCTCAGACAGCCACCGCATCTTGCACATCAACCTTATACTTTGTAATGCCCGATGCGCAAGATACGTTTCAACATATTGAAATTAATCCAACCACAGAGGATCTTGAATTTTTAGGAACCTTAATAAAAACTAGTTATACAAAAATTCTTAACCGGGAGTTTACACCGGGTTGTGGAAAAATAGAATGTGATTGGTGCAATTATATAAATGCAGGTAAGGTCTTTCATTTGACAGAAATTGAAGATGAAGATGAAGAGACTGATGCGATTTAG
- a CDS encoding ATP-dependent helicase produces MLLDIDLFLEKEKDNPDYIYKRNSGTNKPGDFKQAAYDKEKAKLDKTKAAISLYTKYQEALDQLERYEFEDMIRWVLTKFQTDDLLLAKYQELYQYILVDEFQDTNGAQNQVLSQLLSYFDTPS; encoded by the coding sequence ATGCTGCTGGATATTGATTTGTTTTTAGAAAAAGAAAAAGACAATCCGGACTATATTTATAAAAGAAATTCAGGAACTAATAAACCTGGAGATTTTAAACAAGCAGCCTACGACAAAGAGAAAGCGAAATTAGATAAAACAAAAGCTGCCATTTCTTTATACACAAAGTATCAGGAAGCACTCGATCAACTGGAACGCTATGAGTTTGAGGACATGATCCGTTGGGTGCTCACTAAATTCCAAACAGACGATTTATTATTGGCAAAATATCAGGAGTTGTATCAATACATTTTAGTTGATGAATTTCAAGATACCAATGGAGCCCAAAATCAAGTCTTGAGTCAATTGTTATCGTATTTTGACACACCCAGTTGA
- a CDS encoding UvrD-helicase domain-containing protein, with product MTQHIKNNPSFESAYQKLNAKQKQAVDSLEGPLLVIAGPGTGKTQILAIRIGNILLNTDLNPRNILCLTFTDSGAINMRDRLLEFIGPTAYEIAIHTFHSFCNMVIRENPESFEQYSSYEVISYLEKNQLILNILDDLDRSHLFYRYNRNYRRELFALPQLFEKLKRKLESRSNAAGY from the coding sequence ATGACGCAACATATTAAAAACAATCCTTCATTTGAGTCCGCATATCAAAAACTCAATGCTAAACAAAAACAAGCTGTCGATAGTCTTGAAGGGCCTTTATTGGTAATTGCAGGACCCGGAACTGGCAAAACCCAGATCCTTGCCATCCGAATCGGTAATATTTTACTCAATACCGATCTTAATCCAAGGAATATCTTATGCCTTACATTTACAGATTCCGGAGCAATCAATATGAGGGACCGTTTATTGGAATTTATCGGCCCTACAGCCTATGAAATTGCCATCCATACGTTTCATTCATTTTGCAATATGGTCATCCGGGAAAATCCGGAGAGCTTTGAACAGTACAGCAGTTATGAAGTCATTTCTTATTTAGAAAAAAATCAACTGATATTAAATATTTTAGATGATTTGGATCGAAGCCATTTGTTCTATCGCTACAACAGAAATTATCGACGTGAGTTATTTGCGCTGCCCCAGTTATTTGAAAAATTAAAAAGAAAACTGGAATCCAGATCAAATGCTGCTGGATATTGA
- a CDS encoding sulfite exporter TauE/SafE family protein: MSPFEITYAIVGGFIAGCVNTLAGNGSVITLGFLTEILGIPVNLANGTNRVGIVIQGLSSLPSFHKANRLPLDSSWRFLLWGVGGAIIGTFSAIYLSPQSFYTVYKFLMLALFVFMIIRGNKAWKNDIATNYLSPWIYSLVFFCFGFYGGFIQMGMGIFLLAFMMLFMKYNILEANALKIIMVSGYTLIALGIFHVYGMVNWTIGLTIAIGQGLGGWMTAHYANKIPNAETWAYRFLYFIMAITLLKLFGLLNFKSLLNI; encoded by the coding sequence ATGAGTCCATTTGAAATTACGTATGCTATTGTCGGTGGATTTATTGCAGGCTGTGTAAACACACTGGCTGGCAATGGTTCAGTGATTACGCTTGGTTTTTTAACTGAAATACTTGGAATCCCTGTAAATCTTGCAAACGGAACCAACCGAGTAGGGATCGTAATTCAAGGGTTAAGCAGCCTGCCGTCGTTTCATAAAGCAAATCGACTTCCTCTGGATAGTTCCTGGAGATTCTTGCTCTGGGGTGTTGGTGGTGCCATTATAGGTACTTTTTCAGCAATTTACTTATCCCCGCAATCTTTCTATACGGTATACAAGTTTTTGATGTTGGCTTTGTTTGTTTTTATGATTATTCGTGGAAATAAAGCCTGGAAAAATGACATTGCAACCAATTATTTATCTCCATGGATATATAGTTTGGTGTTTTTTTGCTTTGGATTTTATGGTGGATTTATACAAATGGGTATGGGTATATTTCTTTTGGCATTTATGATGTTGTTTATGAAATACAATATTCTGGAAGCAAATGCGCTTAAAATTATTATGGTCTCTGGTTATACACTGATTGCACTTGGCATTTTTCATGTTTATGGAATGGTAAATTGGACCATCGGACTGACCATTGCGATTGGACAAGGATTGGGAGGTTGGATGACCGCTCACTATGCAAATAAAATACCCAATGCAGAAACCTGGGCGTACCGGTTTTTATACTTTATTATGGCAATAACTTTGTTAAAGTTGTTTGGATTGTTAAATTTTAAATCATTACTAAATATCTAA
- the mce gene encoding methylmalonyl-CoA epimerase, which translates to MLQHIEHIGIAVKNLETATALYEKLLDQKVYKTESVLSEQVVTAFFKTGINKIELLEASHPDSAIAKFIEKRGEGIHHIAIAVDDIYSEMTRLQQEGFVLLNDRPKRGADNKLVCFVHPKSSHGVLIELCQEIPLDESI; encoded by the coding sequence ATGCTCCAACACATTGAACACATAGGCATCGCAGTAAAAAATTTAGAAACAGCTACTGCCCTTTATGAAAAATTACTTGATCAAAAAGTATATAAAACAGAAAGCGTACTCTCCGAACAGGTAGTTACCGCATTTTTTAAAACGGGTATCAATAAAATAGAATTACTGGAAGCCAGCCATCCAGACAGCGCCATTGCAAAATTTATTGAAAAAAGAGGAGAAGGTATCCATCACATCGCAATTGCAGTGGATGATATTTACAGCGAAATGACCCGACTCCAACAAGAAGGATTCGTTTTATTAAATGATCGACCTAAACGAGGAGCAGATAACAAACTGGTTTGCTTTGTGCATCCGAAATCAAGCCACGGTGTTTTAATTGAACTCTGTCAGGAAATCCCTCTAGATGAGTCCATTTGA